The Maledivibacter sp. region ACGCTAAATTTTCGTCATATTTTTGAAATGATGTAAAAAACACGCCATGTTTTTGGCGTATTTAATATTAAGAGACAATTTTTTGTCTTTATTTAAATTTCTGCTTACGGATATCTAATTTATCCATTTTATATTTCAGTGTTTGTCTTGGAATACATAAAAGTTTAGCAGCATTTGTTAATTTTCCCTCAGTCCTTGTTAGAGCCTTAACAATGCTATCTCTTTCCGTTCTCTCTAACGCTTCACGTAAGGGTATGATTGGATCATATACTATTGTTTCAGCTACTAATAATTTATCATCGTCACGATCAATACGATCCTTCATATATATTGGCAAGTTTTTTATTGTCATAACCCTTTCTTCCGATGTACTTATCATGGATTCTATAATATGCTTTAGTTCTCTAACATTCCCTTTCCACTCATAATTCATAAATATTTCCATCATAGTTTGCGATAGTCCTTGTACATCCTTCTTATATTTTGAATTATAGTCTTTAATAAATCTATTTACATACAAAACTATATCCTGTTTTCTCTGCCTAAGGGGAACTAGTTTGATAGTGCTACTACTAAACCTATAAAATAAATCCTCCCTCAATACTTTTTTCTCTATGGCTTCAATAGGATCAACATTCATAGCAGCTATAATCTTTACATTTATTTGTTTCCCTTTATTTGCTCCTACAGGTCTAATGACCCCATCCTCTAATACACGCAGTAGTTTTGCTTGTAATCCATAGGGCATCGAATTCAATTCATCTAGAAACAATATTCCCTTATCAGCTAGTTCAAATAGTCCCGTTCTATTTTCAGCACCGGTATATGCACCTTTCACAGCTCCAAATAAAATGGATTCCATTAAATTCTCGGGAACCGCTGCACAATTTAAGGCAACAAAATTATCACGTAGCATTTTACTATGGTTAGTCATTGCCTGCACAAAAAGTTCTTTCCCTGTACCCGTCTCACCATAAATTAAGGTTGGATTTGACGAACTTGAGAAAAATTTAGCTTTTCTAATATTCTCAATCATATCGGTACTTGAAGTAAGAATATCCTCAAAGGTTATCTTATCCTTAGCAATAGCTTCAGCTGTAGTTTTTTTAATATTATTACTGTAGGATACCTTCTTATGTAAATCATCTATAGATGTTATATCCTTTGACAATTCTATTGCTCCAACTATTTCACCACGTCTATTAATAGGTATGGTTAGATTACAAGTATTAAAAACACGACCACTATAGTCTTTGAACATTTGGTTCTCTCGGTATACCACATGCCCATTTTGAATACATTCGTACATTGAACTCTGATCTTGAGATAATTGAGGATAGACTTCAAAAAAATTTTTATTAAGATAGTCAGAGGATGTATTTTGGTACGGCTCATCATCAAATCGTGGATTATAGCGATTAGTATGAAGGATTTTAAAGTGTCTATCAATAATCATCAGGGAATCAACATAGTCAACTTGCCAAAATTCATTACTCAATGGATTAGCCTCCTTCTTTCACTTGTCTTGGAATTTCTATATCACTTTTTGATAAAAGATATATGAACTAATTAATACCATGGTTATGATATATATTACCCATATAATATTAAAATTCTTGTTTACCTCTGTTCCTATTTTCTTATATTCCTATTATTTGTTGACTTATATTAATCATTCTTCACTCTCCTCCAATAGTTCAAATACTTCATCAACGGTTCTATCAAAATATTTTGCTATAGAAAAGGCAAGTTTAAGTGAAGGGTTGAAGGTTCCCCTTTCAATCTCTAATATCGTGCCCCTATTTACTCCTATCTCTATTGACAGCTCTTCTTGAGTTAAGCTTTTTTCAGCCCTAAGGGCTTTTATCTTTGTATTAAATAACTTTTTGCGTTTAACCATACAACACCTCCTAGTATAATTCATAGTATAACATGTATGTTGTATATAGTCAACATTTTGTTGTTTATATACAACGCATTCTATAAATTCATTTTACAATTGAGGTTAAGGATTTTTTTAAACTTTTGGGAAATAAAAAGATCTTAAATATAGAGCATTACTTAGGGCACTCTATATTTAAGATCTCTTAGATATCCACTGTATTTATGAAAATAACATTGATTTACTTATTATATCCATTCCCCACCACATCTACAACTCCAGTCTCAGTATTCATAATTAAGTCATGGACACTTCACTTACCAACTCTGGAATCCGCCGATGATTTGTAGGACTGTGAATATTTTTTATGAAAATAGAAGTATTGATGCTACTTTGATTTATTTTAATAACTATTATATATGCCTTGCTCCCTCTTTTTCAAGGAATTTTTACTTATATACGAACCTTCTACTACATTCTTATAGCCCTTCTTCTCAATAATCCCTTTAATATAATCAACATGGGGACATCTATCATAGTGATGATTGTCAGTCACCATACATGATGATAAATGAATTACAACCCCATCTTTATCAATGGTTTCATCCTTTCGTAATCGCTTTGAAAAATGTTCTAATTTTGAACTAATCCCTTTCCCACAGCACCCTCCGCATGTAAAGGATATATACCTTGTTTCTCTATCATACTCCTTGAAATTAGCTTCTCTATTATAGAAAGCATTTGTACAGGCAAATCCACTACATCTTCTATGGGCAATATCGCATTGAATGATAACCACATACTTTTTGTCCATTTTTTCACCCCTTTATTTCAAATAATTATAACATGAATTTAAAATTTATGAGTTGTTGATTAGTAGTAATAGAGGATTAATTTTACACTTTGATATCTACTATAACCTTTCCAGAATTATATTTTCAAGTTTAGTAGAATATAAAAACAACCTTGATTTTATGAAAAAATCAAGGTTGTTTTTATATCATTACGCTTCTTGTTTTGTTTGTGCTAATGCCACTTCTCTAATACACAAATGTTGTGGCTGATTATATACATAAACTATTGCGTTTGCAACATCCTTAGCACTCATTGATCCACCTATTGAATCCGTCCATTCCCTATAACCACTCTTTATGTCTTCAGATGTAGTATGACTCAAAAGTTCTGTATCAGCTGCACCAGGTGCTATGGTCATTACCCTTACATTGTGCTTTGATACTTCCTCCCTAAGATTTTCAGAAATAGCGTGAACCGCAAACTTAGTTCCACAATAAGCTACATGATTAGGAAAAGTTTTTTTGCCAGCAATAGAACTTATATTGATTATACTTCCTTCAGACCTCTTTATCATATCATCAAGAACTATATGAATACCATTTAGAAGTCCCTTTACATTGACATCAAACATATTACTCCACTCCTTTGGAGCTTGCTCATTCATATTTCCCAAAAGCATAATACCCGCATTGTTGATTAAACAATCAACCTTTCCATATAAAGCCTCAGCCTCATCAATAGCTTTTTTCATGGCTTCTAAATCTGTCACATCAACACTTCTACATAATGTGTTAGGTAAATTTAATTCTTCCATTTTCTCTACCCTTCTTGATAAAAGCAGAAGAGGGTGTCCCATGTTAGATAACTGTATAGCTGTTTCTTTCCCAAACCCCGAACTCGCACCTGTAATAACTACTAATTTTTTCATACCTCTATTCACTCCTTCGTTTGAATTAATTATATTTTAAACGTTAAAGTATACTTTAAGTCAAGGCTTTTTATAAAATTTTTAGCAACTTTCTTTACCATCATAGAAGTCAATCTTTTTCTCTATCTTTTTCATACTCTCTTCTAACTCCTCAATCTGTGATGCTATCTTATTTTTATGGCCTAGAAGAATGCTTTTTCTTTCATCAATAGTACTATCACCCTGTATACTTAATTCAATGATCCTCTTAATATCATTTACTGTCATATTAGTTTTTTTAAGACATATTACTAGATCTAACCAAAAGATATTTTCTTCACTGAAAATTCTTATTCCATTTTCATCTCTTTCTATAGGAGGTAATATACCTTCTTTCTCATAATATCTTATGGTATGGGCCGCAAGACCTGTAATTTGTGATGCCTCTTTGATAGTAAAACTCATTTAATTGTACCCTCCTCAAATATTATTTTATATTATGACCTATTATATTCTTATATCTAAATATTCCTATAATCATCAATTAAGTATACCATAGTTATTGTATTAGTTTATTATATTTTGGCTTCTCAAATATCCTAAGTCATTAGTTGTTTTAAAAATCAAAATTTATTAGTGGATTGTATATTGATGACTTTTATTTATAAAAAAGATGGTGTGTCAAAGGATAATCCTTTGACACACCATCACATAAGTTTCCAAACCCTAGCTGAATAATTGTCTATCACTGAGTGAGGACTTCACTTTCTTATATTTTGATAATAAAGTTTGAATATCTAGTGACTCCTTTTCTTTGCCTCTAATATCCATAAGCACCTGTCCTTCATGAATCATAATGAGCCGATTTCCATAGCGGATTGCATCTTCTAACTTGTGGGTAATCATCATGCAAGTCAATCCATTCTGTGTTACCACCTGCTCTGTTATCTCCATTACTTTCTCAGAAGTTTTTGGATCCAGTGCCGCCGTATGTTCATCTAGCAATAAAAGCTTTGGAATATTTAAGGTTGCCATAAGCAAGCTGAGAACTTGACGCTGTCCCCCTGAAAGCAATTCCGTACGCACCTCTAATTTATCTTCTAGGCCTAAATGAAACTGGCTAAGTAGTTCGCTATAATAAGTGCGACGCTGACTCTGAAGACAAAATTTCAATGTAGCTTTTTTTCCCTTTATCTCAGCCATAGCTAAATTTTCAAACACAGTCATTCCACTGACAGTCCCCATTTTAGGATCTTGCACCACCGAGGATACACGTTTGGCCGTTTGGAACTCTTTATAATATGTCGTATCGTCACTACCAAATAAAATAGAACCGTCATCTATCTCAATACTATTGGTAATCATCTTAAAAAGTGTACTTTTACCAGCACCATTACTGCCGATAATTGTTATAAAATCTCCTTTTTCAACCTTTAAATTGAGACCAGCATACAGTTGCTTTTCATAAGGAGTATTTCGATTAAATGTCTTGTATAGATTTTTTAGTTGCAACATGTACCTTTACTCCCTTCGGTTTAAAAATTCCAGCAAATTTTTCAAGTACCCCGGATAGGATAACCACCATTATAACTGCAGTAATTAACTTTAAGTCCGACGCATTCAAACCAAACTTCAGTGCCGCCGATAGTATCGCTCTATATATCATTGAACCAAGTACAACAATTGTTGTGACTTTAAAGAAGGTTATACGTTTAAATAACATTTCACCTATAACAATAGATGCCAATCCACTTACAATCAAACCCGTACCCATACCAACGTCAGAGAATCCTTGATATTGTGCATATAATCCACCAGATAACGCCACACAAGCATTTGCCATTATCAATCCAAGGATTTTGTAACTTCCCGCATCAAATCCTAATGAAACAACAAATTGAGGATTTTCTCCCAACGCCTTTAAGACATAACCTTTTTGCGTTTTAAAGAAGATATCCATTATCACCTTTAAACATATAACGAATACCAGCACAATAAGGGTTTTCTCTACGGCATTAAGCCCTGTAAACATATGGTTTACGTCAAAAAGATGAATATTACTTTTGCCCATAATTCTAAGATTGATAGAATACAGTCCAATCATCACAATAATCCCTGATAAAATATTTGTTATTCCAAGCTTTACATGCAATAGTCCAGTACATGCTCCAGCGACAATACCACCTAAAATGGATAACACCAATGCAAGTATAGGAGGCCCTCCCATTTTAATAACAATGGCACAAATAGCCGCCCCAGTGGTAAATGTTCCGTCCACCGATAAATCTGGAAAATCCAATATTCTAAATGTAATGTAAATCCCAAGAGCCGCAATAGCGAAAATGAACCCTTGTGATAACGTTGATATGAGTAGTTCGTTCATTTTATTTCACTCCAATAATATTACTTTTCTGATTTAATGTCTCACTAATAACAATTCCTAATGCATCCGCTGTTGCTTTATTAATGGTGATTTCAGGATTTTCTGCTTTTTCTACAGACATCACTGAAATATCTTCCCCCTTAAGTACCTTTGCTGCCATAAATCCTGTTTGCTTTCCTAGGGCAAAATAGTCTACACCACATGTTGCTAAAGCCCCACCTTCAACCATTCCCGGTTCACCAGCAAGTACAGGTATCTTCTTAGCAATAGCCTTGCTTGCTACCAATTGAATAGCCGATGCCACCATGTTATCCGTTGGTGCATATAGTACATCCACTTTATCTAAAAGCACATCAATCCCTTGTTCTATCTCTGTAAGCGATGTGATACCAAGTGCTTCAACTTTCCATCCTAATTTGTCTGTTTCTTTCTTCAAAACTTCTAATTGGACCTCTGAATTTTTTTCACTCGTATTGTATATAAAGCCAATTGTCTGAGGCTTAATTCCCAACTCACCAAGTAATTGAAGTTGTAAATCTACGGGTGCTTCATCACTTGTTCCTGAAACATTTGTCTCCGGTTTTTCTAAGGATTTAGTTAAACCCGCCGCTACTGGGTCTGTCACCGCTGAAATCATAATTGGAATTTCTTTTGTAGCATTAAATGCTGCTTGTGCAGTTGGTGTTGCGATGGCATAAATCATATCCACATCTGACTCTACAAAGCTTTGTGCAATGATCTGTGCCGTTGCCATCTCTCCTTGTGCATTTTCATTGACGAATTCAACATTGCTATCAAACCCTGCTTCTTTAAGACCTTCTACAAAACCTTCCCTTGCCGCATCTAAAGCCGGATGTTCTACGATTTGCGTAACCCCTATCTTGTAGGTCTTTTCTGCTTCACCCTTAGCTTCCACATTTGTACCCGTTGATTTTCCACAACCTGCTAATACCATTACTGCTGTAAGGCAAATCGCCCCTAACTTCATAATTTTTTTCATCTTCATTCTACTATCCTCCTATTAGTGTTTTGGAGCATACTTGATATTTTAGTAAAATAGTATTGCATACACATTTATAAAAAAGCAATAAAAAAACTCCATTGCATGGAGTTGTGTACGCGAAAGAAGTCCTGTTTTAAAAACAGAATTCACCTATTCTACCATGCTCCATTGCTACTATTTTCACCGCCACAATCCTAGTGGCATAGCCTCACCATGAGACTATCCTACATTGGCACGCTCTACAGTTTCCTGTCTTTGTGCTCTACATTGAACCACATTAGTGATTCGCTACAATAAATAAATTATTATTTTTTCTGATAAAATGAATTATACAGAAGGTTCATGCCTTTGTCAACCTATTCTTCTAATTCCAATAAAATTTTACTCTTCAAATTTAGGTAGAGATCTATGTCCAAGACCAATAACAATATCGTTTAAGTGGAGTAATCCAATGCTCATAAAAATTGCAACACTCAAATGCTCTCCTTGTCTTGCAATGCCGATTTTTCCACCACCACTGAGTCCATGGGTTTTGACAGCAATTTGTGCCATAGCTTCTCTTGCTGCACCTGCTACTGCACCATCATGTACATGAACATCCTTAATGATACCATTCTTTTTAGATGCTACAAGGGCGCGTTCTAGTACTTTATTTGTGATATCTGGCAGTTTCCCCCCAATATCAATAGCCACACATTTAATACCTTCTGAGCGATACTTCTTTTTTAATTCGTTTTCCTCTTCACGACTAGTCATAGCTAGTTTAACAGCAATCTTTGCTACTTTTGTACTTTGGTTCACACAAAACCCGTTACATTCAATCTACTAAGATCTAATATTAACATATTCAAAATATTTAACTTTTAACCCTACTAGTTTTAGTAAATCTATAACGGTTTTCACCTACCTTTCCTATTGAGTTCTACTATATGTCCCTATATTAAATAATAGCATACCACAATAGTATTTCAAAATATTTTAATCCCTAGATAAATCTAGATATGGCTCCAATAATAAATCCAATAAGACCTAAATATGATGCATACCTTTTGGCATCCTTATTTAAAGTTGGTTTAAAAGCAATTAAATATATTATAAATCCTAATGGTATGGGCAATAAACCTAAGTTCAAATGAAATGCCCCAAGGAAATAATACCCAAAAACTTTAGCTCCTAACATATCTTCGTCATCGGTTTTATAATTATTGTAAATATAAACTAAGCCTATTGCAATAACTACTAACCATAATATCCACATATGGCTTCCCCCCTACTCCTATATAATATACTAATTTATTTATTTCATCATATTATAACATAGATTTCTAAATATTGTACCCTTACCCATATTTTTTATCAATGTCCCTTGCTTAATTCACCTCTGATTTCATACTATTTTTCATTAATACCATTACATTACCATGCATTCCTATACTCCTTTACCTGAATCGGTAACTTCTATTAATTCCTTTGGAAATGCCTCAAATATAGTTTGATTCATTAAATACTCATTATTAAATCTTATAACCCATGCATGAATAATAGCTAGTGGAACAGAAAAAGGCACTTTTTTATTACGATAGCTTTCTAAATTATCTAGGAAAAATGCTTTTTCATCCTTAGAAATATTTTTTGAAAAATATCCGAATAAATGGAGAAGCATATTTATATTACGCATTGTGCTGGGGACAATGGACAAAGCTTTATTTAAATATTGTTCATATTCATCTAACATTTCTTCAATTTTTCTATTACCATTATTAGCAGTAATTCTACCTAATTTTTTTAAGTTGCCTGGACTATATGCCATCAATAGATATTTATTTCTACTTTGAAATCCAATTAATTCCTTTATGTTTTTCTTTTCTTTAACCTCTTCAAAATCTGCTGCTGTAAAAATTCTAGTCAAAAAATGTTCTCTTATATTATAATTAGTTAGTCTACCCTCATCCTCTATTGCTATTTGATTAAACTTATTCTTAATTGTTTCTGCAAATATTCCAGTAGTTTTTTTAGGTATACAAGGCGACTTTCCAAAATCTTTATACATTTTTACATCCTTAAAACCACATGATGGAGAACGGCTTTTTAAAATGGCCCCGTGTATTTTTTTATGGGATATTTTTTCTGCAAAATCATTGGAAAATTCCATCATTTTTTGTGTCATATTTTCTCCCGTTTTTGAGAAAACTAGACTTTTTCCCTTATCCTTTGAGAATACAATTCTTAATGCCTGCCTAGGTATAGAAAGTCCAATGGATACTTCTGGACACACTGTAATAAAATCAACATAAGGGCCTAGCTTTTTGACTAAATCGCATTTTGTCATGGTTCCATCATAGCGACAATCGTCATGCTCTATGCAACTACTTAGTAAAATCAAAGGCTTATTAAAAGCTTTCATATACAACTCATCCTTCCCCTATATATCTGTACTTTGTTTGCAAAAGCTATAGTGCTGTAGTAACTTTAAAGTAGCATTATCCTTCTCCTTTGCTTCTACCATTAAGTCAGCTTGAATACCCTCAACCAATTCCAAAAGGCTCTCAAAATCTTCATTTGTTATATAGTCACTATGCTTTCTATCATTTATCCCGTCCTTACCGCTACTAATATGTAGCTTAGGTGTTATTCCTGCCTTATTCCATGTCTCATTAATCTTTATAATATCTTCTTTCATTAGGTCATTATCATGATTACATCTATGGTGATGGATGTCTAATACTATAGGCACCGATGTTTTGCTGTTTATATAAAGTACATCATCGACATTATAGGAAACATCATCATTTTCTAACCTAATCATTTGTTGTATGCTATAGTCCAATTCGTTAAAATTTCTTATAAATCTTTCCATGGAAGCTTTTTTATTCCCATATACACCACCTGTATGAATAATAATATCTGTTCCCCCTAGACTTTTTAATACATCATGATGATATCTTAGATTATCTATACTATTTTTCACTACATTTTCCTTTAAGCTATTTATAACCGTAAACTGGTCTGGATGCATAGAAAGTCTTATTTTATTTATGTCTACAATATCCTTAATAGATTCCATATACTCAAGTATTTCTTTATCCTCTTGCCAACGCCAATCGAAATCCTTCAAAATATCTGGATGAGTAACTAAGGGCATTAACTTACTTGTTACTCTATACATGAATATGTCATTCTCAATATTCCATACCAATATATCCTTTGTCAAAAGGAGATTATTTATAATCTTTTCTCTTAAATAGTTAATTCCATATTTATAAACTGAATTTAATCTACATTCCTTAAATCCTCTAGGTTTTAAATTTTGATTTATACATGCATATCCTATTCTATTGATCATTTTTCTCCTACTTTCCTATGACTACTTTATTTTATTAATACTATTTTATATTTCATTGTGTTATATTTCAACTTTTTTTTTGGAATTATAGTATTTTATTTCATATTGTGTTATATTAATTTTAGGAGGTGGTAATATGTTCTTAACTGATTATAAGGAAGAAAAATATAACAATACCTTTGAATCTATATATGGATATCTTAAAAGGCAAAAAGAAGATAGTAATAATTATTCCGTGAGGGACTTGGAAAAATTTCTGGAAAGTTTATATGCAAATGAAGGTAATAACTGGACTGGCAGAGGTGAGCATAAAGAAATATCCCTTGCAGCAACAATTGCTGCTGCGGAAGTATTTTTAACAGAATGGAAAAATGAATTAGAAAAAAATTAATATAGGAAGACCGAGTACGGGAAGTGTCGCAGGGACGGAGTTGCTGACACATATTGAATGGTGTCAACAACTCCGTCCCCACGACATTTTTAAGTATGCCAGAGTTCAGTTGCTAAGAATGGCTTCAAGCTGAGGTTTATCTAAGATACGTATGGTTTTATGATCGATTTCAATAATGCCTTGCATAGAGAGTTTTTTTAATTCCCTAGAAAGATTTGACCGGGGAACATTAAGACGCTCAGCTAATGCCTTTTTAGAATAAGGCAGTTCAATAGTGGACGTATTATCAGATTCTGTGTTGTTCAATAAAAAACGGGCTATTTTCTCCTGTATAAGGGAATAAGAAAATAGTACTATTTTTTTATTTAGGTTTATAATTTCATTAGAAAAGATATCTAATATGTTGGAAGCAATTATACTATCCTTTAGCAGAACCTCTAAAACACTTTTTTTATCGATTAATAGGAGTATACATGGTTCCTTAGCTATAATCTCAAACTGTCCTTTATAATCCTTAGAAAAAACAAAGGAACAGCCGAAAACTTCACTTTTATTTTTATAGGTTATATTAACCAATCTTCCTGACTCAAGATTGTTTCGCACCTCAATACTCCCTTGTAATACAATGCCTAAATAATGAAAAGGTGCATTGGGTGGGATAACAAAATCATTTTTTTTATATTTACATACTTTATGTTGTGTAAGTTTTAGCATGATCTCAATATCCCTTTTATTTTTATCCTCAAATAAAGCACATGCTTGTATGACATTTAGATACATTTCCATCAAAACACCCCATTTACTATGATTTAGAAATCCGTTTTTCCTATGCCATAGAGGTTTTAAATTAGACATTAGTATTTATAGTAACTAGCATATTTGAATAATAAAAGTAGAAATTATTAATAAACCAACGCCAATACCCTTCATAAGAGATATGGAAGTTATTGTACTACTCATAATTCCATAATGATCAAAAAAAGTTGATAACAGTATTTGCCCACAGATTACGAGACTAAACATTTTTGTGTACCCAATCTTTGAAGCAGATAATATAGTTGCGATTATATAAAATGCACCTAAAAACCCACCAATATACATCCACCATTCAGTAGTTTTTAATACCGTTATTGATGGTAGAATCTCTTCCCCATTGATATACTTATATATTATTACCATAACGAGTGTAAGGAATGACCCAATGATACTGATAAGACACACAATAAATGGATTTTCGATTTTTTCTTTGAGTTGGCTATTGACTCCTAATTGAAATGTTAAAGTGAGTCCCGAAAAAAATGATAATATATAGAAAAAATATGACATATTATTTTCCCCCAATCTTTAATAACTGAGCAAATCGCATAATTACTTTCTACAGAAAGCATCTACTATATATAGTTTTAAAAGCCACAAAACTATACAATATATATTATGCAACTTAGCCAAGTCACAGTTATGCAATTTTCTCAACTGTCTGATTATCTACAAATCTAAAATTTTTCTCTTTCTAATTAAAATCATTATATATCTAGTAATTACAATGGTTATATAGGTTATAATAGAATAATAAGGACGCCCACTAATAGGATTATATCATAGTTTGAAATAATAGAATGTGGCTATAGGTACACTTTAAAAAAATAATAATTATTCGAGGAAATTGCATAACTTTTACTTGGCCAGGTTGCATATGGGAATATCATCCTTAATCTATACTATAAGCTGTGATACTTTTCTAAATCCATCTCTTTCATTAGCCTTCACATCTGTAGAAAGACGGGGGACGAAGTCATACATTGAATGATGTCAACAACTCCGTTTCTGGGACACTTTCAACCTCTTTCTTATTCAATACTGTCTGTATCCATTATAAAATCAAGTATATCGTAGTTTTCTTTTGTTTCTGAAAGTTCATATTCAAGAACAGTTTTATCAGATCCACTGCCACTTGTTTTCTTATATGAAATAGGCATCATATTTATAGCAGAATAATTAATTTTTATAGTAGTTCCATCCTGCAAAAATTGTGTTATTTCTATAACTCCACTTTCATCATGAAATGTTGCCAAAAAGTCTTTAACATTTTCACTTACCTGTAATTCTTCAAAATAGTTAGGATCTAGATATTTAAATTCAAGATGGTTGCCATCTATTGTTTGTGCATAATCACTGGCCCTATACATTCTCATAAAGGTTGTATCAGCAGTGGCATTGTAAATAGCTATATGACTCACCATACCAAGACCGCCTAACCCTCTATCACTATAGTCATCTTCTCTTATCTGAATATTGCCATCTATGACCCTATAATAGATATTCTTTTGCAACTGTTCTACAACATCATTTGTAGTGTACGTACCTGTATAGACTGACATATAATCTTCTTCATAGGGTTTGAAGGATAAATAATCTTCAATATATTCTATTCCAAGAGGTCCATCTTCAGAAGTAGAGGTATCTGCTGATACCTCTACGTTTTCTGGATAGGCTTCATCTATTGCTTTCCAGATACGATACATAGTCATAAATGCTTGTTGTCTTTGGTAACTACCTTTAGGATTAAATTTATTTGAGCCAACGCCTTTCATAACACCAATGTCGTATACATAACCAGTATAAGGTCTTGCCCAGTTTGCTATTTCATCAAGGTCTGAATAATTTGGTGCGCCAAGCTTTACATCTCTACCACAAGCTAGTGCAGTTGTAGTTAAAAACTTAGCCGCTTGCTCCCTGTTAAGGAGATCACTAGGTGCAAATTCCCCTCCACCTACACCCTCTGTTATTCCTAAAGCCTTTGCCGCTCTTACTTCTTTAGTATCGCAATCCCTAAAGGTTCCAATTGGTGCAATTTCTACCCCGACTTCTGCTAGATACTCATCTATACCCATACCCGATTTTACTTCTATCATTCTTATAGCTAGAATACAGAACTCCTCACGAGTAATAGGTTTAGTATAATTATTTTG contains the following coding sequences:
- a CDS encoding sigma 54-interacting transcriptional regulator — protein: MSNEFWQVDYVDSLMIIDRHFKILHTNRYNPRFDDEPYQNTSSDYLNKNFFEVYPQLSQDQSSMYECIQNGHVVYRENQMFKDYSGRVFNTCNLTIPINRRGEIVGAIELSKDITSIDDLHKKVSYSNNIKKTTAEAIAKDKITFEDILTSSTDMIENIRKAKFFSSSSNPTLIYGETGTGKELFVQAMTNHSKMLRDNFVALNCAAVPENLMESILFGAVKGAYTGAENRTGLFELADKGILFLDELNSMPYGLQAKLLRVLEDGVIRPVGANKGKQINVKIIAAMNVDPIEAIEKKVLREDLFYRFSSSTIKLVPLRQRKQDIVLYVNRFIKDYNSKYKKDVQGLSQTMMEIFMNYEWKGNVRELKHIIESMISTSEERVMTIKNLPIYMKDRIDRDDDKLLVAETIVYDPIIPLREALERTERDSIVKALTRTEGKLTNAAKLLCIPRQTLKYKMDKLDIRKQKFK
- a CDS encoding helix-turn-helix transcriptional regulator, whose translation is MVKRKKLFNTKIKALRAEKSLTQEELSIEIGVNRGTILEIERGTFNPSLKLAFSIAKYFDRTVDEVFELLEESEE
- a CDS encoding CGGC domain-containing protein is translated as MDKKYVVIIQCDIAHRRCSGFACTNAFYNREANFKEYDRETRYISFTCGGCCGKGISSKLEHFSKRLRKDETIDKDGVVIHLSSCMVTDNHHYDRCPHVDYIKGIIEKKGYKNVVEGSYISKNSLKKREQGIYNSY
- a CDS encoding SDR family oxidoreductase; translated protein: MKKLVVITGASSGFGKETAIQLSNMGHPLLLLSRRVEKMEELNLPNTLCRSVDVTDLEAMKKAIDEAEALYGKVDCLINNAGIMLLGNMNEQAPKEWSNMFDVNVKGLLNGIHIVLDDMIKRSEGSIINISSIAGKKTFPNHVAYCGTKFAVHAISENLREEVSKHNVRVMTIAPGAADTELLSHTTSEDIKSGYREWTDSIGGSMSAKDVANAIVYVYNQPQHLCIREVALAQTKQEA
- a CDS encoding MerR family transcriptional regulator, whose translation is MSFTIKEASQITGLAAHTIRYYEKEGILPPIERDENGIRIFSEENIFWLDLVICLKKTNMTVNDIKRIIELSIQGDSTIDERKSILLGHKNKIASQIEELEESMKKIEKKIDFYDGKESC
- a CDS encoding ATP-binding cassette domain-containing protein; this translates as MLQLKNLYKTFNRNTPYEKQLYAGLNLKVEKGDFITIIGSNGAGKSTLFKMITNSIEIDDGSILFGSDDTTYYKEFQTAKRVSSVVQDPKMGTVSGMTVFENLAMAEIKGKKATLKFCLQSQRRTYYSELLSQFHLGLEDKLEVRTELLSGGQRQVLSLLMATLNIPKLLLLDEHTAALDPKTSEKVMEITEQVVTQNGLTCMMITHKLEDAIRYGNRLIMIHEGQVLMDIRGKEKESLDIQTLLSKYKKVKSSLSDRQLFS
- a CDS encoding ABC transporter permease, with translation MNELLISTLSQGFIFAIAALGIYITFRILDFPDLSVDGTFTTGAAICAIVIKMGGPPILALVLSILGGIVAGACTGLLHVKLGITNILSGIIVMIGLYSINLRIMGKSNIHLFDVNHMFTGLNAVEKTLIVLVFVICLKVIMDIFFKTQKGYVLKALGENPQFVVSLGFDAGSYKILGLIMANACVALSGGLYAQYQGFSDVGMGTGLIVSGLASIVIGEMLFKRITFFKVTTIVVLGSMIYRAILSAALKFGLNASDLKLITAVIMVVILSGVLEKFAGIFKPKGVKVHVATKKSIQDI
- a CDS encoding ABC transporter substrate-binding protein — encoded protein: MKMKKIMKLGAICLTAVMVLAGCGKSTGTNVEAKGEAEKTYKIGVTQIVEHPALDAAREGFVEGLKEAGFDSNVEFVNENAQGEMATAQIIAQSFVESDVDMIYAIATPTAQAAFNATKEIPIMISAVTDPVAAGLTKSLEKPETNVSGTSDEAPVDLQLQLLGELGIKPQTIGFIYNTSEKNSEVQLEVLKKETDKLGWKVEALGITSLTEIEQGIDVLLDKVDVLYAPTDNMVASAIQLVASKAIAKKIPVLAGEPGMVEGGALATCGVDYFALGKQTGFMAAKVLKGEDISVMSVEKAENPEITINKATADALGIVISETLNQKSNIIGVK